A genomic region of Miscanthus floridulus cultivar M001 chromosome 3, ASM1932011v1, whole genome shotgun sequence contains the following coding sequences:
- the LOC136541656 gene encoding uncharacterized protein, with protein MAGVDAARYAHSPAHHAVAVRDHAALRRVLDALPRARRPEEIRTEADSVAEEARAEAVSAVIDRRDVPGRETPLHLAVRLCDATAAEMLMAAGADWSLQNEQGWSALQEAICAREEALARVIVRHYQPLAWAKWCRRLPRVVAAMHRMRDFYMEITFHFESSVIPFISRIAPSDTYSVWKRGANLRADMTLAGFDGFKIQRSDQTILFLGEGSEDGKVPPGSLFMINHKDKEIMNALEGAGAPASEAEVQQEVTAMSQTNIFRPGIDVTQAVLLPQLTWRRQERTEAVGPWKAKVYDMNHVVVSVKSRRVPGAMTDEEFFSSCNDNDTESEGFDDVLTEEEKKQLEAALKMDSPDAGGESDSFAGPRHSCVEPREREIPIEDMSVSGIGESKHDKKGWFSNWGKRSQVSKPEGVKKMAPPRSSLCVDEKVSDLLIQSPSNVQTRPGRHSVDVVRADDNRRIRERDNRRHVASAENEHRRKEGSKESEYKKGLRPVLWLSPNFPLRTEELLPLLDILANKVKAIRRLRDLLTTKLPPGTFPVKVAIPVVPTIRVLVTFTKFEELQPLEEFTTPPSSPDNSKSPAVQPSSSSWIQWIKAPYRQNFSTAPGPSSRVEDIQDPFAIPSDYVWTTPEEKKKKTQEKKNKSKKGRNGA; from the exons ATGGCCGGCGTTGACGCCGCCAGGTACGCGCACAGCCCGGCGCACCACGCCGTGGCGGTGCGGGACCACGCCGCGCTGCGCCGCGTGCTGGACGCGCTCCCGCGGGCCCGCCGGCCCGAGGAGATCCGGACGGAGGCGGACTCCGTCGCCGAGGAGGCCCGCGCCGAGGCCGTCTCGGCGGTCATCGACCGCCGCGACGTGCCGGGGCGGGAGACGCCGCTCCACCTCGCCGTGCGCCTCTGCGACGCCACGGCGGCCGAGATGCTCATGGCGGCCGGCGCCGACTGGAGCCTGCAGAACGAGCAGGGCTGGAGCGCGCTCCAGGAGGCCATCTGCGCGCGCGAGGAGGCCCTGGCGCGCGTCATCGTGCGCCACTACCAGCCCCTCGCCTGGGCCAAGTGGTGCCGCCGCCTTCCCCGCGTCGTCGCCGCCATGCACCGGATGCGGGACTTCTACATGGAGATCACCTTCCACTTCGAGAGCTCCGTCATCCCATTCATCTCCCGCATCGCGCCCTCCGACACCTACAGTGTCTGGAAGCGCGGCGCCAACCTCCGCGCCGACATGACCCTCGCCGGTTTCGATGGCTTCAAGATCCAGCGCTCCGACCAGACCATACTCTTCCTCGGGGAGGGTTCGGAGGACGGCAAGGTGCCGCCGGGTTCACTGTTCATGATCAACCACAAGGACAAGGAGATTATGAACGCGCTGGAGGGGGCAGGCGCCCCGGCCTCAGAGGCAGAGGTCCAGCAGGAGGTCACTGCAATGTCACAGACCAACATCTTCCGTCCGGGGATCGACGTCACCCAAGCGGTGCTGCTCCCGCAGCTCACATGGCGGCGGCAGGAACGGACAGAGGCCGTTGGTCCGTGGAAGGCAAAGGTGTATGACATGAATCATGTGGTGGTCAGTGTCAAGTCAAGGAGGGTCCCGGGGGCGATGACGGATGAGGAATTCTTCTCATCTTGCAATGACAATGATACAGAGAGCGAGGGGTTTGATGATGTTCTGACAGAGGAGGAGAAGAAGCAGCTGGAGGCCGCTCTAAAAATGGATTCTCCAGATGCCGGTGGGGAGTCCGACTCATTTGCTGGTCCTCGACATAGTTGCGTTGAGCCAAGGGAGAGGGAGATACCGATTGAGGACATGAGTGTTTCTGGAATTGGAGAGAGTAAGCATGACAAGAAAGGTTGGTTCAGTAATTGGGGAAAGAGGAGTCAGGTTAGCAAGCCAGAAGGGGTGAAGAAGATGGCACCTCCAAGGAGCTCGCTCTGTGTAGATGAGAAGGTGAGCGACCTCCTCATTCAATCGCCCTCAAATGTACAAACAAGACCAGGAAGGCATTCGGTAGATGTAGTCAGAGCAGATGACAACAGAAGGATCAGGGAAAGGGATAATAGGAGACATGTTGCTTCTGCGGAGAATGAGCATAGGCGCAAAGAAGGTTCCAAAGAAAGCGAGTATAAGAAAGGACTAAGGCCTGTTCTCTGGCTCTCTCCAAATTTCCCTCTTCGGACTGAGGAGCTGCTGCCATTGCTTGATATTCTTGCAAACAAGGTGAAGGCAATTCGTCGTTTGAGGGATCTACTTACAACAAAACTCCCTCCAGGAACATTTCCAGTCAAG GTTGCTATTCCAGTTGTGCCTACAATCAGAGTGCTTGTGACATTCACAAAATTTGAAGAGCTACAGCCGCTGGAGGAGTTCACCACACCACCTTCAAGTCCTGACAACAGCAAGAGCCCAGCAGTGCAGCCTTCTTCAAGCTCCTGGATTCAGTGGATCAAGGCGCCTTACCGCCAGAACTTCTCGACGGCACCGGGCCCAAGCAGCCGCGTGGAGGACATCCAGGACCCATTTGCCATTCCTTCCGATTACGTGTGGACAACACCtgaagagaagaaaaagaagacacAGGAAAAAAAGAACAAGTCGAAAAAAGGCAGGAACGGGGCATAG